A stretch of Gemmatimonas aurantiaca T-27 DNA encodes these proteins:
- a CDS encoding GNAT family N-acetyltransferase encodes MVTRCRTAVLDTELRACVLALCADAYEEDLSPYLDDIGEGEHLLGWQDGELVSHLMWVERLLYRDRSSVAQRPALRSAYIELVATAPSQQGRGHASTLMRAAAAALGDFDVGALSPSDEAFYARLGWERWHGPLFVRGQAEGSDREAWEPTPDEEIMILRLPRTPSELDVHAPLAVDWRPGEVW; translated from the coding sequence GTGGTCACACGTTGTCGCACAGCGGTACTCGATACCGAATTGCGGGCGTGCGTTCTGGCTTTGTGCGCCGACGCGTACGAAGAAGATCTTTCGCCGTACCTGGACGACATCGGCGAAGGGGAACACCTGCTGGGCTGGCAGGATGGGGAGCTGGTGAGCCACCTGATGTGGGTGGAACGTCTCCTTTATCGGGATCGCAGCAGTGTCGCACAGCGTCCCGCGCTCCGTTCGGCCTACATCGAACTGGTGGCCACCGCTCCCTCGCAGCAGGGGCGCGGACATGCCTCCACGCTGATGCGCGCGGCGGCAGCGGCACTGGGTGACTTCGATGTTGGCGCACTGTCACCGAGCGATGAGGCGTTTTACGCTCGCCTGGGGTGGGAGCGGTGGCACGGCCCGCTGTTTGTACGCGGGCAGGCCGAAGGATCTGACCGGGAGGCCTGGGAGCCGACGCCCGATGAGGAGATCATGATTCTCCGTCTGCCCAGGACGCCGAGCGAGCTCGATGTGCACGCACCCTTGGCCGTGGACTGGCGGCCAGGAGAGGTGTGGTAG
- a CDS encoding DinB family protein: MTTPTLEWWQRGPIDGIPDMLQPVAHMLLQMRDEVPAVVSALPLQAWNARPANVASVGYHVRHIAGVLDRLFTYSRGESLNDEQFAALRREGDAVVEGEPAILLDRLSARVDVCLAELRRIDASTLADVRLIGRAKLPSTVLGCIVHGAEHSMRHLGQLIVTARVATETGA; encoded by the coding sequence ATGACGACACCCACGCTCGAGTGGTGGCAGCGCGGTCCGATCGATGGCATCCCCGATATGCTGCAACCGGTGGCGCACATGTTGTTGCAGATGCGGGATGAAGTGCCCGCTGTGGTGAGCGCCTTGCCGCTACAGGCGTGGAATGCGCGACCGGCCAACGTCGCCAGCGTGGGCTATCATGTGCGGCACATCGCCGGCGTACTCGATCGGTTGTTCACCTATTCGCGTGGTGAATCGCTGAACGACGAGCAGTTTGCGGCACTACGCCGCGAGGGTGATGCAGTGGTTGAAGGTGAGCCGGCGATACTGCTTGACCGGCTTTCGGCGCGCGTGGATGTGTGTCTGGCCGAACTCCGCCGCATCGATGCGTCTACCTTGGCCGATGTGCGTCTCATTGGGCGGGCCAAGCTGCCGAGTACGGTGCTGGGATGCATCGTGCATGGTGCGGAGCACAGTATGCGGCACCTAGGGCAGTTGATCGTGACTGCTCGTGTGGCGACGGAAACCGGCGCGTGA
- a CDS encoding DUF1569 domain-containing protein encodes MPTLADPATRASLVTRIARLTPDRTPRWGRMNAPQMLAHCSDAMRMAYGEVVCEPKRVPIVQLGIVKWLVLNVLPFPKSAPTAPELLSRSPAPWDEERAQLAALVQRFGDESKRASWPQHPLFGTLTGAQWGQLGWKHLDHHLGQFGV; translated from the coding sequence ATGCCTACACTTGCCGATCCAGCCACACGCGCGTCGCTGGTGACACGCATCGCGCGGCTCACGCCCGATCGCACGCCGCGTTGGGGACGCATGAATGCGCCACAGATGCTCGCGCATTGCAGTGATGCCATGCGCATGGCCTACGGCGAGGTCGTGTGTGAGCCAAAACGAGTCCCGATCGTACAGCTCGGGATTGTGAAGTGGCTGGTGCTCAACGTGTTGCCGTTTCCCAAGAGTGCACCCACGGCACCCGAACTATTGTCACGGTCGCCAGCGCCGTGGGACGAGGAGCGTGCGCAGTTGGCTGCGCTGGTGCAGCGTTTTGGCGATGAGTCGAAGCGCGCGTCGTGGCCTCAGCACCCCTTGTTCGGTACGCTCACCGGCGCGCAGTGGGGCCAGCTCGGCTGGAAACACCTCGATCATCACCTTGGTCAGTTCGGAGTCTGA
- a CDS encoding alpha/beta fold hydrolase, with protein sequence MPIVSTAALASVLAAFSVPTVVAPAVTPPAPAVAAAPCTLVAHHCERWITFGKGPARSMVYATYALDVANPNLTRALIMVHGAGRNADHYFETSTAAGFLAGALDNTMIISPRFIAGQDKPSANEVMWPEGGTSWRAGGFSPNNPTISSFDFVDELVKKLSDKKIFPKLTKIVIAGHSAGGQLATRYGMVNKVHNTPGVELSYVVANPSSYAWPSAIRPLPTGHANPVDADKAALGNDGEEVHSNFTFGAADAAKAPNFNRWPAGLENLAGYSAGMDTAQLVKQLVARPVTYLLGQVDVLPLGGFDSSPNAMAQGPTRRARGEAFFKYVNEKLGAKHQAIIVSECGHNARCVFTTDVVLPVIFPK encoded by the coding sequence ATGCCCATCGTCTCCACAGCGGCTCTTGCGAGCGTGCTCGCCGCCTTCAGCGTCCCAACCGTGGTCGCTCCTGCCGTCACGCCCCCTGCCCCGGCAGTGGCCGCGGCCCCCTGCACGCTGGTCGCACACCACTGCGAACGATGGATCACGTTTGGCAAGGGCCCGGCGCGTTCGATGGTGTACGCGACCTACGCACTCGACGTCGCCAATCCGAATCTCACGCGCGCGCTCATCATGGTGCACGGCGCGGGGCGCAATGCCGACCACTATTTCGAGACGTCCACCGCGGCGGGCTTCCTCGCAGGTGCGCTCGACAACACCATGATCATTTCGCCCCGCTTCATTGCCGGTCAGGACAAACCGTCGGCCAATGAAGTCATGTGGCCGGAAGGTGGCACGTCGTGGCGTGCCGGTGGCTTCTCACCGAACAATCCTACGATCTCGTCATTCGATTTTGTCGACGAACTGGTGAAGAAGCTTTCGGACAAGAAGATCTTTCCCAAGCTCACGAAGATCGTGATCGCGGGACACTCGGCCGGTGGGCAGCTCGCGACACGCTATGGCATGGTGAACAAGGTGCACAATACACCGGGCGTGGAGTTGTCGTACGTGGTGGCCAACCCGTCGAGCTATGCGTGGCCGTCTGCCATCCGTCCGCTGCCAACCGGTCATGCCAATCCGGTCGATGCCGACAAGGCCGCACTGGGCAATGACGGCGAAGAGGTACACAGCAACTTCACCTTTGGTGCGGCCGATGCGGCCAAGGCTCCCAATTTCAATCGGTGGCCCGCCGGTCTCGAGAATCTCGCCGGCTATTCTGCGGGCATGGACACCGCGCAGCTCGTGAAGCAGTTGGTGGCGCGTCCGGTCACCTACCTGCTTGGTCAGGTCGACGTGCTGCCGCTCGGCGGTTTCGATTCCTCACCCAACGCCATGGCCCAGGGCCCCACACGGCGCGCGCGGGGGGAAGCGTTCTTCAAGTATGTGAACGAGAAGCTCGGCGCCAAACACCAGGCGATCATCGTCTCGGAGTGCGGTCACAACGCGCGCTGCGTATTCACCACCGATGTGGTGCTGCCGGTGATCTTTCCGAAGTGA
- a CDS encoding DoxX family protein, translating to MSTYDQPATVALGLLVLRLVLGLYMAAHGAQKLFGWFGGYGLGPTGQFFTQLGYRQGKLFAFLAAFTEVVSGLLVAVGLLGPVGPALMIAVMIVAAVTVHWKGGLFSANNGIEINVLFAASAVLLGLVGYGRFALDALLGVDLYFTPTIALAALGVGALGGIANLLIRRPPTATN from the coding sequence ATGTCGACCTACGATCAACCGGCCACGGTAGCCCTCGGCCTTCTCGTCCTCCGTCTCGTGCTGGGCCTCTACATGGCAGCCCACGGCGCCCAGAAATTGTTCGGGTGGTTCGGCGGCTACGGACTGGGCCCAACGGGTCAGTTCTTCACCCAGCTCGGCTACCGACAGGGCAAGCTCTTCGCGTTTCTGGCGGCGTTCACCGAGGTGGTGAGCGGTTTGCTGGTGGCTGTGGGACTGCTTGGGCCAGTGGGTCCTGCCCTCATGATTGCCGTCATGATCGTGGCCGCGGTGACGGTGCACTGGAAAGGCGGACTGTTCTCGGCGAACAACGGCATCGAAATCAACGTGCTGTTCGCGGCCAGTGCGGTGTTGCTCGGCCTCGTGGGATACGGTCGCTTCGCATTGGATGCGCTGCTCGGCGTGGATCTCTACTTCACTCCCACCATCGCACTCGCTGCGCTGGGCGTCGGGGCATTGGGCGGCATTGCCAATCTGCTCATCCGCCGTCCACCGACGGCCACGAACTGA
- a CDS encoding AraC family transcriptional regulator gives MDDSDVVSDILRAVRLSARVFGRFEASAPWAMRVPGDDYFAFYLLARGSAWLELTGGDTAIAPVALSAGDVVLLPHGGSHVLRDAEHSMAVAHEVGANSCPRPTTMETIRMGGGGTATTFVAGAFRFGAEGRGILLETLPPVLHVAAGDADMGAALAATIQLILAESANPAPGGALLSTRLAEILLVQALRVHTRRTYEANAAASDHTAHAQGLCALADPHIGAALRLMHARPADTWTVASLAHEVGQSRSAFAARFAELVGESPLQYLTRWRMTQAAEWLRDRSDSVPAIAQRVGYGNAAAFMKAFTRVQGQGPGAYRRAHRQRLLADSAPSSV, from the coding sequence ATGGACGATTCTGACGTGGTATCGGACATCCTGCGCGCCGTACGGCTGTCGGCCAGGGTGTTCGGACGGTTCGAGGCATCCGCGCCATGGGCGATGCGTGTGCCCGGCGACGACTACTTCGCCTTCTACCTGCTCGCCCGGGGCAGTGCTTGGCTGGAACTGACGGGCGGAGACACCGCCATCGCTCCGGTGGCCCTGTCGGCCGGAGACGTGGTGCTGCTGCCACACGGCGGAAGCCATGTACTGCGCGATGCCGAACACTCCATGGCGGTCGCCCATGAGGTGGGTGCCAATAGTTGTCCGCGCCCCACCACCATGGAGACCATCCGCATGGGCGGTGGTGGCACGGCCACCACTTTCGTGGCCGGTGCGTTCCGGTTCGGCGCGGAAGGCCGCGGTATTCTGCTGGAGACGCTGCCACCGGTGCTGCACGTGGCCGCCGGCGACGCCGATATGGGCGCTGCGCTGGCCGCGACCATTCAGCTCATCCTCGCCGAGAGTGCCAATCCCGCGCCCGGCGGTGCGCTGTTGTCCACACGACTGGCCGAGATCCTGCTGGTGCAGGCGTTGCGGGTGCACACACGTCGCACCTATGAGGCCAATGCGGCCGCGTCCGATCACACTGCGCATGCGCAGGGATTGTGTGCATTGGCCGATCCCCACATCGGCGCGGCACTGCGCCTCATGCATGCCCGTCCCGCCGATACATGGACCGTGGCCTCATTGGCGCACGAGGTGGGTCAATCACGCTCGGCGTTCGCGGCACGGTTTGCGGAGCTCGTGGGCGAATCGCCGCTACAGTATCTCACACGCTGGCGCATGACACAGGCAGCGGAGTGGCTGCGTGATCGTAGCGACAGCGTACCGGCCATCGCACAACGCGTGGGCTACGGCAACGCGGCCGCGTTCATGAAGGCCTTCACGCGCGTGCAGGGACAGGGGCCTGGCGCATATCGTCGCGCGCACCGCCAACGACTGCTCGCGGACTCTGCCCCGTCCAGCGTTTGA
- a CDS encoding AraC family transcriptional regulator, which produces MSVGYTEGFLDYAVERGCSRPSLLRVAGLDAAWFTGASHADRRVPLAGHLALVRQAALLLNDPAVALHWGEAVACAQISVVGAVGSASGTVADAFQQLNRYARLSFDFGEAPGVDRYGFERRREGIWMFDTRPHVASTIELTEATFARFAGGMRARAGHQVLRAVSLTYAPPAHEAIYTEVFGVPVQFGADRNALLLDPSWWEHTLAPTPRTTYRILTTHADEQLEVLQRTQGCRGRVEAVLRARLPEGQVSMPAVASALAMSRQTLLRNLQAEGTTFAQVVAELRESLAMHYLTERGATVQQTAALLGFSEPAAFSRAFKRWTGQSPRAVVGGARDDMRQAPVPARA; this is translated from the coding sequence ATGTCCGTGGGGTATACAGAGGGTTTTCTCGACTACGCTGTGGAGCGTGGCTGCTCGCGCCCCTCACTGCTGCGCGTGGCAGGGCTCGACGCGGCGTGGTTCACCGGTGCCAGTCATGCCGATCGTCGGGTGCCGCTGGCCGGTCATCTCGCGTTGGTGCGACAGGCCGCGTTGTTGCTCAACGACCCTGCAGTGGCACTACACTGGGGCGAGGCGGTGGCCTGCGCGCAGATCTCGGTGGTGGGCGCCGTCGGTAGTGCGTCCGGCACCGTGGCCGATGCCTTTCAGCAGCTCAATCGATACGCGCGCCTCTCGTTCGACTTTGGGGAGGCACCAGGCGTCGATCGGTATGGGTTCGAGCGCCGCCGCGAAGGCATCTGGATGTTCGATACGCGCCCGCATGTCGCGAGCACGATCGAGCTCACGGAAGCGACGTTTGCCCGGTTTGCCGGCGGGATGCGGGCGCGTGCGGGCCATCAGGTGCTGCGTGCGGTGTCCTTGACCTATGCGCCGCCAGCGCACGAAGCGATCTACACCGAGGTGTTCGGTGTGCCGGTGCAGTTCGGGGCTGATCGCAATGCGCTGCTGCTGGACCCGAGTTGGTGGGAGCACACGCTCGCTCCCACGCCACGCACGACGTATCGCATCCTCACCACGCACGCCGATGAACAACTCGAGGTGTTGCAGCGCACGCAGGGCTGTCGTGGTCGCGTCGAAGCCGTGTTGCGCGCCCGATTGCCTGAGGGGCAGGTGAGCATGCCGGCGGTGGCGTCTGCGCTGGCCATGAGCCGTCAGACGCTGCTGCGCAATTTGCAGGCAGAAGGCACCACGTTTGCCCAGGTGGTCGCCGAATTGCGCGAATCACTCGCGATGCACTATCTCACCGAACGTGGCGCAACGGTACAACAAACGGCGGCGCTGCTGGGATTTTCTGAACCGGCGGCCTTTTCCCGAGCGTTCAAACGCTGGACGGGGCAGAGTCCGCGAGCAGTCGTTGGCGGTGCGCGCGACGATATGCGCCAGGCCCCTGTCCCTGCACGCGCGTGA
- a CDS encoding DUF2306 domain-containing protein, which produces MISSTSTRWLTRSAVAWTTVAVTGQLFFALYITMLYGSGLVAGRFAEALDTVMPRGHVPGDTVGNAVIASHLFMAVLMIVLSGVQLLPVIRRRAPHLHRWSGRAFATLASLLAVGGLYLVWVRGGAAGDGGNHLGVSSNALVILFCAFMAVRAGRARNISTHRRWALRLYLAANGVWFFRIGLTLWLVINGGPVGFDPNTFTGPFLTGLAFAQFLLPLLVLEGYLRAREQQRAVVHMTMATVLILCTVATAAGIASATMILWWPRM; this is translated from the coding sequence ATGATCTCTTCCACCTCTACCCGTTGGCTGACCCGATCGGCGGTGGCCTGGACCACCGTGGCCGTCACCGGACAGCTCTTCTTCGCGCTGTACATCACCATGCTGTACGGCAGCGGCCTCGTGGCGGGTCGCTTTGCCGAAGCGCTCGACACCGTCATGCCTCGTGGACATGTGCCGGGCGACACAGTGGGCAATGCCGTCATCGCCTCACACCTGTTCATGGCGGTGCTCATGATTGTGCTGAGTGGCGTGCAGCTCCTACCCGTCATCCGCCGCCGGGCGCCGCACCTGCACCGCTGGAGTGGCCGCGCCTTCGCCACACTCGCCTCACTGCTCGCGGTGGGTGGGTTGTATCTCGTCTGGGTGCGTGGTGGGGCCGCGGGTGATGGGGGCAATCACCTGGGCGTGAGCAGCAACGCGCTGGTGATCCTGTTCTGTGCCTTCATGGCGGTGCGTGCTGGGCGTGCACGCAACATCAGCACCCATCGACGCTGGGCGCTGCGTCTGTACCTCGCCGCCAATGGGGTGTGGTTCTTTCGCATTGGCCTGACATTGTGGCTGGTCATCAACGGCGGCCCGGTGGGCTTTGATCCGAACACGTTCACCGGCCCCTTTCTCACCGGTCTCGCCTTCGCCCAATTCCTGCTGCCCCTGCTGGTACTCGAAGGCTATCTCCGGGCCCGCGAGCAGCAACGTGCGGTGGTGCACATGACAATGGCCACCGTGCTGATCCTCTGCACGGTGGCCACTGCGGCGGGTATTGCCAGCGCCACCATGATTCTGTGGTGGCCCCGGATGTGA
- the aqpZ gene encoding aquaporin Z, giving the protein MKQYGAEFLGTFWLVLGGCGSAVLAAAFPNVGIGLLGVSFAFGLTVLTMAFAIGHISGCHLNPAVSVGLCVAGRFPAAKLGPYIVAQVLGAIAAGGVLYVIASGNPAFDVSAGFASNGFAEHSPGGYSMVAALVTEVVMTMFFLLIILGATDKRAPAGFAPIAIGLGLTLIHLVSIPVTNTSVNPARSTGVAVFVGGWAISQLWLFWVAPIIGGAIGAVVYKAIGEESA; this is encoded by the coding sequence ATGAAGCAGTACGGCGCAGAATTTCTCGGAACGTTCTGGCTGGTGCTTGGTGGTTGTGGCAGTGCAGTGCTCGCCGCAGCCTTCCCGAATGTCGGTATCGGTTTGCTGGGCGTGTCATTTGCGTTTGGTCTGACGGTGCTCACGATGGCCTTTGCTATCGGACACATCTCCGGTTGCCACCTCAATCCCGCGGTGTCCGTGGGCTTGTGTGTGGCCGGACGTTTTCCCGCAGCCAAGCTGGGCCCCTACATCGTGGCGCAGGTCCTGGGCGCTATCGCAGCCGGCGGCGTGCTGTATGTGATCGCCAGTGGCAACCCGGCCTTCGATGTCAGCGCGGGATTCGCGTCGAACGGCTTTGCGGAGCATTCGCCCGGCGGCTACTCCATGGTCGCCGCCCTGGTGACCGAAGTGGTGATGACCATGTTCTTCCTGCTCATCATCCTCGGCGCCACGGACAAGCGTGCGCCGGCCGGCTTTGCGCCGATTGCCATCGGTCTTGGCCTGACGCTCATCCACCTGGTGAGCATCCCGGTCACCAACACCTCGGTAAATCCCGCGCGCAGCACCGGCGTGGCGGTGTTTGTGGGTGGGTGGGCGATTTCGCAGCTCTGGCTCTTCTGGGTGGCGCCGATCATCGGTGGCGCGATTGGCGCCGTGGTATACAAGGCGATCGGCGAAGAATCCGCCTGA
- a CDS encoding GNAT family N-acetyltransferase — MPDSGIAIWQANSAIDMAMARGLFREYQQQLGIDLQFQAFDQELASLPGAYGAPRGALLLAARDGVPVGCGALRALDETRAEMKRLYVRPDARGSGAGVLLVEALVREGERLGYTQLVLDTLPSMAVAHRLYERCGFAEIAPYHDGALPGTRFYGRTLRR, encoded by the coding sequence GTGCCCGATAGCGGCATCGCTATTTGGCAGGCCAATAGCGCGATCGATATGGCGATGGCGCGCGGGCTCTTTCGGGAATACCAACAGCAGTTGGGTATTGATCTCCAGTTTCAGGCATTCGATCAGGAGTTGGCGTCACTACCGGGTGCGTATGGTGCTCCGCGTGGGGCGTTGCTGCTGGCCGCGCGCGATGGGGTACCGGTCGGATGTGGTGCCCTGCGGGCGCTCGATGAAACACGCGCAGAAATGAAGCGGTTGTATGTACGCCCAGATGCGCGTGGCAGCGGCGCCGGTGTGCTGCTGGTGGAAGCGCTGGTGCGGGAGGGTGAGCGATTGGGCTATACACAGTTGGTCCTCGACACGCTGCCATCGATGGCAGTGGCGCATCGGCTGTATGAACGGTGCGGATTCGCCGAGATCGCGCCTTATCATGACGGAGCCTTGCCGGGCACGCGGTTTTACGGGCGTACGCTGCGGCGTTAG
- a CDS encoding methanobactin export MATE transporter MbnM produces MRRGLTTVSALAFTLGAVCVASVLRWFDRPVATVASAVSVVEPEPYAWDIPAPFPRPPVPADNPMSAAKVDLGAHLFHDARLSANRRLSCAACHTQSLGFADGRGRAIGSLGDVHPRGSMSLANVAYNPAYNWADPNTTSLEAQVLVPLFGTAPVELGHAPDGAELLARLGADARYRALFASAFPQDTAAISVANVARALASFQRTLISVRSPYDRYRYGGDRNAISDAAKRGEVIFFSGQRGGCFQCHGGWNFSGGIRHERDTTTQAAFFNTGLYNLTGPSSYPALNTGLHAITKRAEDVGRFRAPTLRNIAMTAPYMHDGSIETLEEVIDHYAAGGRTLTQGPNAGVGRNNPNKAPSVHGFTLSGTDRQDLVAFLESLTDTTFLTSPAFSSPWRRAR; encoded by the coding sequence ATGCGCCGCGGCCTGACGACGGTGTCCGCGCTGGCGTTCACGCTGGGCGCGGTCTGTGTGGCGTCGGTGTTGCGATGGTTCGATCGGCCTGTGGCAACCGTTGCCAGTGCCGTCTCAGTGGTGGAGCCGGAACCGTACGCATGGGATATTCCGGCGCCCTTCCCACGCCCGCCGGTGCCGGCTGACAATCCCATGTCGGCGGCCAAGGTGGATCTCGGGGCGCATCTCTTCCACGACGCGCGCCTCTCGGCCAACCGGCGCTTGTCCTGTGCGGCCTGCCATACGCAGTCGCTGGGTTTTGCCGACGGACGCGGTCGTGCGATCGGGTCTCTGGGTGATGTGCATCCGCGCGGCAGCATGAGTCTGGCCAATGTGGCGTACAATCCGGCCTACAACTGGGCGGATCCCAACACCACCTCGCTCGAGGCGCAGGTGCTGGTGCCACTCTTCGGCACGGCGCCCGTGGAGTTGGGGCATGCCCCGGATGGTGCGGAATTGCTGGCCCGGCTCGGCGCGGATGCCCGCTATCGGGCGCTGTTTGCCAGCGCATTTCCGCAGGATACGGCGGCGATCAGCGTGGCCAATGTGGCGCGTGCGCTGGCCTCGTTTCAGCGGACACTCATTTCGGTGCGGTCACCGTACGATCGGTATCGCTATGGTGGTGATCGCAATGCCATCTCCGACGCGGCCAAGCGTGGTGAGGTGATTTTCTTTTCCGGACAGCGTGGTGGGTGTTTTCAGTGTCATGGCGGCTGGAACTTCAGCGGCGGCATTCGCCATGAACGGGACACCACGACACAGGCCGCATTCTTCAATACCGGGTTGTACAACCTGACTGGCCCGTCGTCGTATCCGGCGCTGAACACGGGTCTGCATGCGATCACGAAACGTGCCGAGGATGTGGGCCGCTTCCGTGCACCGACCTTACGCAATATCGCGATGACCGCGCCGTACATGCACGACGGTAGTATCGAGACGCTCGAAGAGGTGATCGACCACTATGCGGCGGGTGGGCGCACACTCACGCAGGGTCCGAACGCCGGCGTGGGGCGCAACAATCCGAACAAGGCCCCGTCGGTGCACGGGTTCACACTCAGTGGCACCGACCGGCAGGATCTGGTGGCGTTTCTCGAGTCGCTCACCGATACGACGTTCCTGACCAGCCCGGCTTTCAGCAGCCCGTGGCGTCGTGCCCGATAG
- a CDS encoding molybdopterin-dependent oxidoreductase, translated as MVRLKASRFTLAASMPLAFVGTASALVTTVSAQQSVRAEPTVQVTGAVSQSLTLKASDLAAMPRASVRTESNGIVTTYEGVWVAEVLKKAGAPLGNALRGAALSTYVIAVASDGYQVVFSLGELDPDMSGGQFLLADHANGQALFGETGAFRLVVPTDKRGARSVRMLSSLQVVTVRK; from the coding sequence ATGGTCCGTCTCAAGGCGTCTCGTTTCACGCTTGCGGCCTCGATGCCGCTGGCTTTTGTGGGCACGGCTTCGGCCCTGGTGACCACCGTTTCGGCGCAACAGAGCGTTCGTGCGGAGCCCACGGTGCAGGTCACCGGTGCGGTGTCACAATCGCTGACGCTGAAGGCGTCGGATCTGGCGGCGATGCCACGCGCCTCGGTGCGTACGGAAAGCAATGGCATCGTCACCACCTACGAGGGCGTGTGGGTGGCCGAGGTGCTGAAGAAAGCCGGCGCCCCGCTGGGCAATGCGTTGCGCGGTGCGGCACTGTCGACCTATGTGATTGCCGTGGCTTCCGACGGCTACCAGGTGGTGTTTTCGCTGGGCGAACTCGACCCCGACATGTCGGGAGGTCAGTTCCTGCTGGCCGACCATGCCAATGGTCAGGCGCTGTTTGGTGAGACGGGGGCATTCCGCCTGGTGGTGCCGACCGACAAGCGTGGCGCGCGTTCGGTGCGCATGTTGTCGAGTCTCCAGGTAGTCACGGTGCGGAAGTAG
- a CDS encoding SRPBCC family protein has translation MAGPDRIKKRVLIAAPVRRVWRAITDHQEFGAWFGVQLDGPFVVGQPVTGRFDERLNADGVMEFQESMGLTPSPVTIPDGPTVFCTVDAITPEQRFAFRWIPFGIDASVDPATEPTTLVEFLLEAEGDGTQLTIIESGFDDVPAHRRERAFMMNHAGWTGQAENLAQHVAGATGG, from the coding sequence ATGGCAGGCCCGGATCGCATCAAGAAGCGAGTGCTGATCGCCGCGCCGGTACGTCGCGTCTGGCGTGCGATCACGGATCATCAGGAGTTCGGCGCCTGGTTCGGCGTGCAGCTCGATGGCCCCTTTGTCGTGGGACAGCCAGTCACGGGTCGGTTTGACGAGCGCTTGAACGCGGATGGCGTGATGGAATTCCAGGAGAGCATGGGACTCACCCCCTCACCCGTCACGATCCCCGACGGCCCCACGGTGTTTTGTACCGTCGACGCAATCACCCCCGAGCAGCGCTTCGCCTTCCGCTGGATTCCCTTCGGCATCGATGCCAGCGTGGACCCTGCCACCGAGCCCACCACACTGGTGGAGTTCCTTCTCGAAGCCGAGGGTGACGGAACACAGCTCACCATCATTGAATCGGGCTTCGATGACGTACCGGCGCATCGTCGCGAGCGTGCGTTCATGATGAATCACGCCGGCTGGACGGGACAGGCCGAGAATCTCGCCCAGCATGTGGCGGGCGCAACGGGCGGCTAA
- a CDS encoding SIS domain-containing protein, whose amino-acid sequence MTDIRRDIVTGALAESADALNALRNNAATLDAIMAAGALLAETLSGRGRVYSCGNGGSMSDAMHFAEELSGRYRQNRRALAAQAISDVGHLSCVANDFGYEQVFARYVEAHGQAGDVLVAISTSGTSPNVLRAAEVARARGMHVVAFTGRRDTPLGALADIELCTPAGRYADRVQELHIKVIHILLELVEQALFPELSTPPAHST is encoded by the coding sequence ATGACTGATATCCGTCGCGACATCGTGACTGGCGCGCTCGCCGAAAGCGCCGATGCTCTGAACGCACTGCGCAACAACGCAGCGACGCTCGACGCCATCATGGCTGCCGGCGCACTGCTGGCCGAAACGCTGAGTGGCCGCGGCCGCGTGTATTCGTGCGGCAATGGCGGCTCCATGAGCGATGCCATGCACTTCGCCGAAGAGTTGTCAGGGCGCTACCGACAGAACCGTCGCGCGCTGGCCGCGCAGGCGATCAGCGATGTGGGGCATCTGAGCTGCGTCGCCAACGACTTCGGATACGAACAGGTGTTTGCGCGCTATGTGGAGGCGCATGGACAAGCCGGTGATGTCCTGGTGGCCATCAGTACGAGCGGCACGAGTCCCAATGTGTTGCGCGCCGCCGAAGTAGCACGCGCACGCGGTATGCATGTGGTGGCCTTCACCGGCCGGCGCGACACGCCGCTTGGCGCGCTGGCCGATATCGAACTGTGCACGCCTGCCGGGCGCTATGCCGATCGTGTGCAGGAATTGCACATCAAGGTCATTCACATTCTGCTCGAGCTGGTGGAGCAGGCGTTGTTCCCCGAGCTGTCGACTCCGCCGGCGCACTCCACATGA